GCAGACTCGGCTGTATTTATCCACACTTTTATTTGTGGTGCTCTTATTCTGAAGTTTTAATGCGTTATCTTGATTGGTTTATAcgattttatatatgtatattagtAGTTGTTTGACAGTTGGGGTAATTGGATGTCCACCCCATTACCTTTTTAAATAGACTGATAGTTAAAGaataaattaaatgctaatggTAGCAGCACAACAGGAAAACTCAGGTTGTTTAGTCTTTTATTTGTAACATTGTGAAacgttaatttttatttataacaaaagtCGCAAAAAGGCATTAGACATGATGATGAACATTTTCGTGGAGTTTTTCGTGGTCATTCTGAAAGTTCTCTGGGCCATTGTGTTGGCCGGACTCAAGTGGCTCATACGGCCGAAGGAGAAGAGCGTAGCGGGACAGGTGTGCCTGATCACCGGAGCGGGCGGCGAACTTGGGCGACTCTTCGCCAAGGAGTTCGCCCGGCGCCGGGCTACACTAGTGCTGTGGGACATCAACAGCCACAGCAATGAGGAGACTGCGGAGATGGTGCGGCAGATCTACAGAGAGCAAGACAACCCGATGGCAAAAGAGGGTAAATGGAAGGatttaacattttatgtttacttaggctaattattatatttatccCAGGCAGACTAGGTATAGGTTCATGTAGCTATTTAAGTTTGTTTTGTGTTCCTTGAATGAGTGCCTTTGGCGTATAGCCTAAATTAAGGAGGACCTATACATTTTTGTTCAAATGTCAACCGATATGCAaccattctttaaaaaaaagggaaaGTGTTCCCCTTATTGGCAATAATAACTAAATAATCATTATGAACAACCATCAGGAAGATATAATACTATAATGAGTATTCTAATATGCAATTATTTCATATTTGTTATAGCCTAAACGTATAAGGATGCTTTCTAATAActtatttaaagggacagttcacccaaaaatattttatttactcacccatatgttgttccaaacctgtatgagtttctttcttctgctgaacacaagaagatattttgaagaatgttggtaaaaCAGTTGATGCgcctcagttttttttttctttctttccaaACTAGGCTGTAGAAGTCAATGGttaaaacattcttcaaaatatcttgtgTTTGACAGAAGACAGGCACAGGTTTGGAACCACTTGAGCGGGAGTaaatttatttttgggtgaactatcactttaagctGTTGCACTCTGGGTTGTCAAATTTattgtgttttaaaatgtattattgttcATCTTAATTTGAGAATGAATGGCTCTAAAAGTTGTGCAATTTTGCAAACTATCATAATCGAATAAGTTTGTTTGCCTATGAACACCATTGTTTTCTGTTGAACGTGTAGTGGTGCAATGGTGTTGTTGTGATTATTCGCTAGACGCCCACCATTTTGGTGCCATCTATTGGTAGACCTGATATCAAGCAAACTGTTATTGATCTAGCTCTAAAAAATAGACTTGATCTGTCCTATCCAATTACCTTGTTATAATCATGCAAAATATAATTGgctatttagtttttttgaaaCTCTAAACCAATAAAATTTTTGTAATCAAATGAAGCTTTAGCTGCAAAGAAAGTTTTGTGGTTTTCTACATATCCGATGATGATCTAATGTGTTTTTCCTAAGGAGCTGTCGGTGGTGTAGAAGAGGTCCCTCCGTTTCAGCCGCAGGTGTATACGTACGTGGTAGATGTGGGCAAGAGGGAGAGTGTGTACTCCACAGCAGAGAAAGTGCGCAGGGAAGTCGGTGAAGTGAACTTGTTGATCAACAACGCTGGTGTTGTGTCCGGCCACCACCTGCTGGAGTGCCCCGATGAGCTGATCGAGAGGACCATGGTGGTGAACTGCCATGCACACTTCTGGGTATGTCTCGTTTAACGTCACTCCTCGACTCAACTGTACGGTCAAACCAAAATTTATTccgacaccttcaacat
This DNA window, taken from Pseudorasbora parva isolate DD20220531a chromosome 24, ASM2467924v1, whole genome shotgun sequence, encodes the following:
- the rdh10a gene encoding retinol dehydrogenase 10-A, with product MMMNIFVEFFVVILKVLWAIVLAGLKWLIRPKEKSVAGQVCLITGAGGELGRLFAKEFARRRATLVLWDINSHSNEETAEMVRQIYREQDNPMAKEGAVGGVEEVPPFQPQVYTYVVDVGKRESVYSTAEKVRREVGEVNLLINNAGVVSGHHLLECPDELIERTMVVNCHAHFWTTKAFLPKMLEMNHGHIVTVASSLGLFSTAGVEDYCASKFGAIGFHESLSHEIKASEKDGIKMTLVCPYLVDTGMFRGCRIRKEIEPFLPPLRPEFCVKQSMRAILTDQPMICTPRIVYMVNFMKSILPFEAIVCMYRFLGADKCMYPFLAQRKEAMNNNEAKNGI